A window from Nitrospirota bacterium encodes these proteins:
- the sucC gene encoding ADP-forming succinate--CoA ligase subunit beta — MNIHEFQAKSLFRQYNITVPNGKAVYSVDEAAEYAQEVVTDVAVVKAQIHAGGRGKAGGVKLAKEKKDIAVYAKELLGKTLVTHQTGPEGRCVRKILIEEGIGIAKELYLSILVDRTYSRPVFITSLEGGMEIEEVAEKTPEKVIKEYIDPSVGFQQFNGRNMAFRLGLAPEIIKQFVPMAGNLYRLLKEKNASLIEINPLVITKDNRLIALDGKMSFDDNALFRSEDVKAFRDLDEEEELEIEASKHGLNYVKLNGNIGCMVNGAGLAMATMDVIKLAGSEPANFLDVGGGASKETVKHAFQILLADKNVKGVFVNIFGGIVRCERIAGGIIDAAKEVEIKVPLVVRLAGTNATEGLEMLQGSGLNLEVASDIWEGAQKVVKLVSR; from the coding sequence ATGAATATACATGAATTTCAGGCAAAGAGTTTGTTCAGGCAGTACAATATTACGGTACCGAACGGGAAGGCGGTTTATTCGGTTGATGAGGCAGCAGAGTATGCACAGGAGGTGGTAACAGACGTTGCGGTTGTTAAGGCCCAGATACATGCGGGCGGCAGGGGAAAGGCAGGCGGGGTTAAGCTTGCTAAGGAGAAGAAGGATATTGCGGTTTATGCAAAAGAGCTTCTGGGGAAGACACTTGTAACGCACCAGACAGGGCCTGAAGGAAGGTGCGTAAGAAAGATATTGATTGAAGAGGGTATCGGTATTGCAAAGGAGCTTTATTTAAGTATCCTTGTTGACCGCACCTACAGCAGGCCGGTGTTTATCACAAGCCTTGAAGGCGGGATGGAGATAGAAGAGGTTGCAGAGAAGACACCTGAAAAGGTTATCAAAGAATATATTGACCCTTCTGTCGGCTTTCAGCAGTTCAACGGCAGGAACATGGCGTTCAGGCTTGGCCTTGCCCCTGAGATAATCAAGCAGTTTGTTCCGATGGCAGGGAATCTTTACAGACTGCTTAAAGAAAAAAACGCATCTTTAATCGAGATTAATCCGCTTGTTATTACAAAGGATAACAGGCTGATTGCCCTTGATGGAAAGATGAGTTTTGATGATAATGCATTGTTCAGGAGCGAGGATGTTAAGGCGTTCCGTGACCTTGATGAAGAGGAAGAGCTTGAGATTGAGGCATCCAAACACGGGCTTAATTATGTAAAGCTCAACGGTAATATCGGGTGTATGGTGAACGGCGCAGGTCTGGCAATGGCTACTATGGATGTAATAAAGCTTGCCGGCAGTGAGCCGGCAAACTTTCTTGATGTCGGGGGGGGAGCATCTAAGGAGACGGTTAAACATGCCTTCCAGATATTACTGGCAGATAAGAATGTAAAAGGTGTGTTTGTAAATATATTCGGCGGAATTGTGAGATGCGAGAGGATCGCAGGCGGTATTATTGATGCGGCAAAAGAGGTTGAGATTAAGGTGCCTCTTGTTGTAAGGCTTGCAGGTACAAATGCCACAGAGGGGCTTGAGATGCTGCAAGGCTCAGGGCTTAATCTTGAAGTGGCCTCGGATATATGGGAAGGGGCACAGAAGGTAGTTAAGTTGGTAAGCAGGTAG
- the sucD gene encoding succinate--CoA ligase subunit alpha → MSILVNKSTRLMVQGITGKEGSFHTSACLEYGTNIVAGVTPGKGGTDFEGVQVFNTVKEAVLSTAPNVSMIFVPPPFAADAIMEAVDAEIPLIVCITEGIPVMDMVNVKRFMAGKKSRLIGPNCPGIITPDECKIGIMPGFIHKKGRIGVISRSGTLTYEAVWQLTRVGLGQSTCIGIGGDPVNGTNFIDLLGMFEKDSETDAIVMIGEIGGDAEERAAEYIKANVTKPVVGFIAGITAPPGRRMGHAGAIISGGKGTASEKMAAMEKAGIHVVRNPALIGQTVVEALNK, encoded by the coding sequence ATGAGTATCCTTGTTAATAAATCTACAAGACTGATGGTGCAGGGTATAACCGGTAAGGAGGGGTCGTTTCATACCAGTGCGTGTCTGGAATATGGGACGAATATTGTGGCAGGTGTTACGCCGGGAAAGGGCGGGACTGATTTTGAGGGGGTTCAGGTATTCAATACAGTGAAAGAGGCTGTTCTATCAACGGCTCCGAATGTTTCTATGATATTTGTGCCGCCGCCGTTTGCCGCAGATGCAATCATGGAGGCTGTGGATGCTGAGATTCCGTTGATTGTGTGTATTACAGAGGGCATTCCTGTTATGGACATGGTTAATGTAAAGAGATTCATGGCAGGGAAGAAGAGCAGGCTTATCGGTCCTAACTGCCCGGGTATCATAACACCGGATGAGTGTAAGATTGGGATTATGCCTGGCTTTATTCATAAGAAGGGCAGGATAGGGGTTATATCAAGAAGCGGGACACTTACTTATGAGGCGGTATGGCAGTTGACAAGGGTTGGGCTTGGTCAGTCAACATGTATCGGCATCGGCGGTGACCCTGTAAATGGTACGAATTTTATTGATCTGCTTGGGATGTTTGAAAAGGACAGTGAGACAGATGCGATTGTTATGATAGGTGAGATAGGCGGGGATGCCGAGGAGCGTGCTGCAGAGTACATAAAGGCCAATGTCACCAAGCCTGTTGTAGGTTTTATCGCCGGTATTACAGCCCCTCCCGGAAGAAGGATGGGCCATGCAGGCGCAATAATCTCAGGCGGCAAGGGCACGGCATCAGAAAAGATGGCAGCAATGGAAAAGGCCGGTATCCATGTAGTAAGAAACCCTGCATTAATTGGACAGACCGTTGTTGAAGCCCTAAATAAGTGA